ACAAAATGGTCCGACTCGGTGCAGCTTGGGAAGAACCATCTCCACAAGAAGAACAGCTACTGCTCGGCCACTCCGACGACCGACGGCGAACGGGTGTATGTGAGCGAAGCGGACGACTCGCATTATTTCGTCAACGCATACCTCCTCAGCGGCAAGAAAGTCTGGTCGCGAGACCTGGGAGCGTTTCAAAGCCAGCACGGGTTTGGCCCCTCGCCGATGCTGTATCAGGGGCTGCTCATCGTTCCGAACGATCAGGATGGTCCCAGTGCGATCGTGGCGCTCGATGCGAAAACCGGCGAGACCCGCTGGCAGTCGTCTCGCAAAACCGAAACCACTTCGTATGCCACGCCGATGGTGCTGACGCTTAAAGGGCGCGATCAACTGGTCGTGCTGAGCGGCGCGACGGGACTGGCGGGACTTGATCCGGCCAGCGGCAAGGAACTGTGGGAATCCGGCCGGCTGCCGCAACGCACCGTTGCTTCGCCCGTCTTTGGAAACGGCTTGTTGATCGCCACCTGCGGCTCAGGCGGACGCGGACAGTTCATGGCGGCGGTTGATCCACTCGCCGCAGGGACGAAAAGTGAACCGCTGGTGCGGGCGGAGCGGACCAAGATGTTGCCGTATGTGCCGACGCCGGTCATTCGCGACCAGTACATGTACTTCTGGAATGATGACGGCACGGTCTGCTGCGTCGATATGCTTGGCGACCTGAACGGCGTGGTCTGGCGCGAACGTGTTGGGGGCAATTACAGCGGTTCGCCCGTGCTGATCGACGGCAAGCTCTACTGCATCTCGGAAGAAGGTCAGGTCAAGGTGGTGGATGCGAACCCGACCTTCCGCGAATACCCCGGCGGGCCGTTGGGAGATGCCTCTCATTCGACGCCGGCAGTGGCGAACGGACGGGTGTATCTGAAGGGATTCGAGCGGCTGGCGAGCTTGAAATCCAAATCGAACGTCGCCGTCCTCAGCGAGTGACCTGCGTGCCGTTTGTCTTTTCCGCGTTGTTCGGATCGGACTGGCTGTCGGCATAGCTGATCAGGTAACCCTCGCGGAGGGTGCCTTCGTTCGTCATGCCGGTAAAGGCGACCTGACAGACCACAATCGGTTTCACCCAGCGGGCATTGAAGGCGGATTTGAGCGCCGGTCGAGTTGTGCGAATGGCGTCGAGCGCGTCCTGCAGCCGGTCTCGCGTTTCTTCATCCAGCTCTTCGAGAGAGAGCTTGCCGACGAACCGCCCGCGGTTGTTTTCCACCGAGGCCAGCAGCACCGAGCGAATCTCCCCTGCGGGGTTGGTCAGATAGCCGAAGATGCGGAAGTCTCCCCGCTCCGTGCGTTTTTCGCCGCTGGGGCTGTTGGGGACCGGCTTCTCGTCGCCAATGGTGGACGCCTTTGCGGGATCCCCCTTCCGTTTGCCGGCACCCCCGGCGGAGACGCCCGTGCCGTTGGCGGATCCGGCCAGGTCTTTAATGGCATCTTCGATGTTTCCGGGATTGCCGTTGCCGGGCCCGCCTCCGCCTCCAATGTCAGCGGCAGACATGCCCCCTTCTTCGTCATCTCCGGAGAACGCTGTTTTGCCTTCCACGGCGGACGCGGCCTTGACGATCATCTGCAGCGGATTGACTTTGGGCTTCTTCTTTTTCTTGGTGAGATGGCTGAACATGCCGTCCAGATCGAGACCGACGACCGACAGGGCGAGAATCAAGGTCATGGCGCCCCAGCAGCCCTTGTAGATCACTTGGCGGCTGCCCGGCAGGGCTTTGAAAACGGCTGCCCAGAGCTGGAACGGCTCGCAGAAAAATGCCGTCAGCGGAATGGCGTCGGTCTTATGGCTGGCGATGATGAACGCCCGCACCTGAGCGATGACCAGGATCACGAAACCGAGAATGCACTGAATGCGTCCATAGGGGGCGCGTTCGGCGACATCAGGAATGCAAAGGCGAAGAGCGACACTGCCGGCGATGATGAACAACAAACCGACGGCGGTCCAGATGATCCAGGCGAAGTCGAATTTGAGTTTCGCAGTTCCGTCCATCTCCGGGAGTTCGGCGGGCGTGATGTTGCGGCCGAGTTTCGGATAGTACCCGCAGTTCGGGCACCACGATGCCGCGCCCCACGATTCCGTGGAGCCGCACTGGGCACAACCGGACGGCGTGCTGGCCGCTTTTGCGACGGGCGCTTCGACTGTTTTTTCAAG
This window of the Planctomicrobium piriforme genome carries:
- a CDS encoding outer membrane protein assembly factor BamB family protein: MRVERCCLLAFCLTMLSLTAQGEDWTRFRGPNGTGVSELQGVPTEWKESDYEWVVTLKGKGHSSPVITGESLFVTSGNEDGSRSIYCLDANTGKTKWSDSVQLGKNHLHKKNSYCSATPTTDGERVYVSEADDSHYFVNAYLLSGKKVWSRDLGAFQSQHGFGPSPMLYQGLLIVPNDQDGPSAIVALDAKTGETRWQSSRKTETTSYATPMVLTLKGRDQLVVLSGATGLAGLDPASGKELWESGRLPQRTVASPVFGNGLLIATCGSGGRGQFMAAVDPLAAGTKSEPLVRAERTKMLPYVPTPVIRDQYMYFWNDDGTVCCVDMLGDLNGVVWRERVGGNYSGSPVLIDGKLYCISEEGQVKVVDANPTFREYPGGPLGDASHSTPAVANGRVYLKGFERLASLKSKSNVAVLSE
- a CDS encoding ATP dependent DNA ligase, yielding MLDSVRLEKTVEAPVAKAASTPSGCAQCGSTESWGAASWCPNCGYYPKLGRNITPAELPEMDGTAKLKFDFAWIIWTAVGLLFIIAGSVALRLCIPDVAERAPYGRIQCILGFVILVIAQVRAFIIASHKTDAIPLTAFFCEPFQLWAAVFKALPGSRQVIYKGCWGAMTLILALSVVGLDLDGMFSHLTKKKKKPKVNPLQMIVKAASAVEGKTAFSGDDEEGGMSAADIGGGGGPGNGNPGNIEDAIKDLAGSANGTGVSAGGAGKRKGDPAKASTIGDEKPVPNSPSGEKRTERGDFRIFGYLTNPAGEIRSVLLASVENNRGRFVGKLSLEELDEETRDRLQDALDAIRTTRPALKSAFNARWVKPIVVCQVAFTGMTNEGTLREGYLISYADSQSDPNNAEKTNGTQVTR